A genomic stretch from Meriones unguiculatus strain TT.TT164.6M chromosome 15, Bangor_MerUng_6.1, whole genome shotgun sequence includes:
- the Nyap1 gene encoding LOW QUALITY PROTEIN: neuronal tyrosine-phosphorylated phosphoinositide-3-kinase adapter 1 (The sequence of the model RefSeq protein was modified relative to this genomic sequence to represent the inferred CDS: deleted 1 base in 1 codon) has product MNLLYRKTKLEWRQHKEEEAKRSSSKEAGPTGPVGPGAVPAPGVRVRDIASLRRSLRMGFMTMPASQEHTPHPCRSAMAPRSLSCHSVGSMDSVGGGPAGGGGVLTEDSGARRPPAKPRRHPSTKLSMAGSGAETPPSKKAGAQKPTPECRESSRKVPPQKPRRSPNTQLSVSFDESCGPAPSPRGNLPPQRLSRASRIAGDPDAGAQEEEPVYIEMVGDVFRGGGRSGGGLAGPPLGGGGPTPPAGADSDSEDSEAIYEEMKYPLPEEAGEGRAGGPPPLVAPPQQPHALPPHAHRRPASALPGRRDGTPTKTTPCDIPPPFPNLLQHRPPLLAFPPAKPASRAPGEGGSRLPVLCHPKEPAAPTAAPQVPARERETPPLPPPPPAANLLLLGPSGRARSHSTPLPPQGSGQPRGERELPNSHSMICPRAAGAPAAHPAPAALLPGPPKDKAVSYTMVYSAVKVTTHSVLPAGPPLGVGEPKTEEISVLHGMLCASSRPPVPGKASPHAAAMGSAAGVLHHRSCLASPHGLPDPAAGPLAPLWTYPATAAGLKRPPAYDSLKAGGVLNKGCGMGAPSPMVKIQLQEQGTDGGAFASISCAHVIASAGTPEEEEEMGAAFGAGWALQRKVLYGGRKAKEPDKEDGARAWNGSTEGPGKAEHEDRVPVASGIPVRSQGAEGLLARIHHDRGGSRTALPVPCQTFPACHRNGDFTGGYRLGRSASTSGVRQAALHTPRPCSQPRDALSQTHPVLPLPLPPQPARERDGKLLEVIERKRCVCKEIKARHRPDRGLCKQESMPILPSWRRGPEPRKSGTPPCRRQHTVLWDTAI; this is encoded by the exons ATGAACCTTCTCTACCGAAAAACCAAGCTGGAGTGGAGACAGCACAAAGAAGAGGAGGCCAAACGGAG CTCCAGTAAGGAAGCAGGCCCGACAGGCCCGGTGGGGCCTGGGGCTGTCCCAGCGCCCGGGGTTCGAGTGAGGGACATTGCCTCGCTTCGCCGGTCCCTCAGGATGGGCTTCATGACCATGCCCGCGTCGCAGGAGCACACGCCCCACCCCTGCCGCAGCGCCATGGCCCCACGCTCGCTCTCTTGCCACTCGGTAGGCAGCATGGACAGTGTAGGGGGTGGGCCCGCAGGAGGCGGGGGCGTGCTCACGGAGGACAGCGGCGCCCGAAGACCCCCGGCCAAGCCCCGGCGGCACCCCAGCACCAAGCTCAGCATGGCCGGATCCGGGGCAGAGACACCGCCAAGCAAGAAAGCAG GCGCCCAGAAGCCAACCCCTGAGTGCCGAGAGTCTAGCCGGAAGGTCCCACCACAAAAGCCCCGGCGCAGCCCCAACACCCAGCTGTCGGTGTCTTTCGATGAGTCCTGCGGCCCAGCGCCGTCTCCTCGGGGGAACCTGCCGCCGCAGCGCCTCAGCCGGGCTTCTCGAATCGCGGGGGACCCGGATGCGGGCGCCCAGGAAGAGGAGCCGGTGTACATCGAGATGGTGGGGGACGTCTTTCGCGGCGGAGGCCGGAGCGGGGGCGGCCTGGCGGGCCCCCCTCTTGGCGGTGGAGGCCCAACGCCTCCGGCCGGTGCCGATTCGGACTCTGAGGACAGCGAGGCCATCTACGAGGAGATGAAGTACCCCTTGCCCGAAGAGGCCGGGGAGGGCCGGGCCGGTGGGCCTCCCCCGCTGGTGGCCCCTCCACAGCAGCCTCACGCCCTCCCGCCCCACGCCCACCGCCGCCCCGCCTCGGCCCTCCCCGGCCGGAGGGACGGGACGCCCACCAAGACCACCCCGTGCGACATC CCCCCGCCCTTCCCCAACCTCCTCCAGCACCGGCCGCCTCTGCTGGCCTTCCCTCCGGCCAAGCCCGCTTCGCGCGCCCCCGGCGAGGGGGGCTCCAGGCTACCGGTCCTCTGCCACCCCAAGGAGCCGGCCGCGCCCACCGCAGCTCCCCAAGTGCCTGCTCGGGAGCGGGAGACGCCTCCCCTGCCGCCTCCGCCTCCGGCCGCCAACCTGCTGCTGCTGGGCCCGTCCGGCCGGGCCCGGAGCCACTCCACGCCGCTGCCCCCCCAGGGCTCCGGCCAGCCCCGCGGGGAGCGCGAGCTCCCCAACTCCCACAGCATGATCTGCCCCAGGGCCGCAGGGGCGCCGGCGGCCCACCCCGCCCCGGCCGCCTTGCTCCCCGGGCCGCCCAAGGACAAGGCCGTGTCCTACACCATGGTGTACTCTGCCGTCAAGGTGACCACGCACTCGGTCCTGCCGGCCGGGCCGCCCCTGGGGGTCGGGGAGCCGAAGACGGAGGAGATCTCGGTTCTTCACGGGATGCTGTGCGCCAGTTCGAGGCCCCCTGTCCCGGGGAAGGCCAGCCCGCACGCAGCGGCCATGGGTTCGGCCGCCGGCGTCCTCCACCACCGCAGCTGCCTGGCCTCCCCGCACGGCCTTCCGGATCCCGCCGCAGGGCCCCTGGCCCCCCTCTGGACCTACCCAGCCACGGCAGCTGGGCTCAAGAGACCCCCCGCCTATGACAGTCTCAAGGCTGGGGGGGTGCTCAACAAGGGCTGCGGAATGGGGGCGCCGTCCCCCATGGTCAAGATCCAGCTGCAGGAGCAAGGGACTGACGGGGGCGCCTTTGCCAGCATCTCCTGCGCCCATGTCATCGCCAGCGCGGGGACGccggaagaggaagaggagatgggCGCCGCCTTTGGGGCAGGCTGGGCCCTGCAGAGAAAAGTCCTGtatggagggaggaaagcaaaGGAACCGGACA AAGAGGATGGTGCCCGGGCCTGGAATGGCAGTACGGAAGGTCCTGGCAAAGCAGAGCACGAGGACAGGGTCCCTGTGGCATCGGGGATTCCTGTGAGAAGCCAGGGGGCAGAGGGTCTGCTGGCCAGGATCCACCATGATCGAGGAGGGAGCCGCACAGCGCTGCCGGTCCCTTGCCAGACGTTCCCGGCCTGCCACCGGAATGGAG ATTTCACAGGAGGGTACCGCCTGGGCcgctctgcctccacctctggagtCCGTCAGGCTGCGCTCCATACCCCTCGGCCCTGCAGCCAGCCCAGGGATGCCCTGAGCCAG ACCCACCCCGTGCTGCCTCTGCCCTTACCGCCCCAGCCGGCCCGGGAGCGCGACGGCAAGCTCTTGGAGGTGATCGAGCGGAAACGCTGCGTGTGCAAGGAGATCAAGGCGCGCCACCGGCCCGACCGCGGGCTCTGCAAGCAAGAGAGCATGCCCATCCTGCCCAGCTGGCGGCGGGGCCCCGAGCCCCGCAAGTCCGGCACGCCGCCCTGCCGCCGGCAGCACACGGTCCTGTGGGACACGGCCATCTGA